Within the Maridesulfovibrio zosterae DSM 11974 genome, the region ATGTTTCGAATTTATCAAGTACTATACCTATTGCTTTATCCCACTTGATCATAAATTCTGTACAGAGATTGTGTAATGGATGACTCTCATCTTCAAAAGCAGGATAAAAAAAATGAAAAAGTCTATCCGTTTCTGTAAAAACCATTACAAATAAATCCCATGCAAGATCATTCCAGAGCATTTCCAGAGCGTTTATCCTGCAATCAAGAGTTTTGCTGACCTGATCAAATAGATACGCCGGGTCCATTATTCCTTTCGTTGTATCTGCTTCAAGCATAAAGCCTGCAGACTTAAGCATTCCAGACAAAAAAGGTGGGTATACCGCTTTATCAATCGACTGAGCTACAAATCCGGCAATAAGCATTCCTCGCAACGGCTTTGCAGGATATGTATTAGGCAGATTTATAACTTTACTGATCAGCCCATTCTCCCCAAGTCTATCAAAAATAGTAGGGCATAGTACCTGATCAAAATTATTAATGGATAAGGTATATTTTTGGTTATCTAGGCTGGTAAAACCGTATACTCCGTGTTTTTCCGGTTTTTGTGCTGTAAAGAATGAAGTCCAGTTTACGGGAGATAATTCTGGTATTTCAGCATTCAGTGGTTTGTTTTTGCCGGCTATTCTCTTTAAGTTCGGCAATCTGTCAGCCCAGCGCAAAGCAAGAGGGGCTGGAAGTCCATCCAGCCCCAATACTACAATTCTTCTTCTGTCAGCAGGAGTAAGCAGCATGCTACAAAACTGTTATTTCATATTTTTTCATGAAATCTACCGGATTGTATGAAAGCTTGGCTTTGCGTAATCCAGGTTCACCTAGGTCCTGTTCTCTATTGACAAATTTTCTGTCACTGGCTGAGTTTTCGAGAAACATCTGATTAATAGCCTGATAAACACCTTTGAAATACGTATTTCCTTTTTCAAAGTGAATCACGATTGTATCATCTCCGAGTGGTTCGGCGATGGTGTAGGCTATAATACGGTTGTCTATACGCAGTGTACCTCCGGTAAGATTCTTGATTGTGTCAATTTCTTTGAGTACTTTTGCGATAGCCTCATTCTCAGCATCAAGGGCTTCGGAGTAGTTATTTTCTTCTTGCCATCTATACCAGTCCAGTTGCATTTCAAGAACTTCTTCAACACAATCTGGAGTAATTTCACGATATTCGTAGTCATATTTTTTCATGAACTGACGATACAGATTTTTCTTTTTGTGAAATTTATTACCACGTAATTCAATAAGATCCTGCACTGAATAGACGTAGTCGAAATGATCACGGCATTCTTCAACGTGTAGTTTCTCTCCGAAAATTTCCTGCAAGTGGTTGGCAAGTTTTTCCGGAACTCTGGTGAACTTGGTTCCGGGTGTGTTCATAAGCTCGCATTTTGTCCAGTCTGCTGAATACCAGTCCCCAATAGGAGCCCAGTGTACTACTTCAGGTTTTG harbors:
- a CDS encoding alkaline phosphatase family protein; this translates as MLLTPADRRRIVVLGLDGLPAPLALRWADRLPNLKRIAGKNKPLNAEIPELSPVNWTSFFTAQKPEKHGVYGFTSLDNQKYTLSINNFDQVLCPTIFDRLGENGLISKVINLPNTYPAKPLRGMLIAGFVAQSIDKAVYPPFLSGMLKSAGFMLEADTTKGIMDPAYLFDQVSKTLDCRINALEMLWNDLAWDLFVMVFTETDRLFHFFYPAFEDESHPLHNLCTEFMIKWDKAIGIVLDKFETLPEPKKLIAFADHGFTSLKTEVDLNTFLVQHGYLQYSHPAEDQWDSTVISSDSKAFALDPGRIYIHTSDRFKRGNVDSALTSQMSYEIKSALMALEFNGQKVMESVLTGTEAYGNNAIGNPPDLICTANSGFDLKAKFDRTEIYGFHGRTGTHTQKNAFFYSSDGQQIDFMHQTGQMVLDWFNCPLQDDAKGQD
- a CDS encoding DUF2156 domain-containing protein, which translates into the protein MSSEFKPITLECQDKFDQALAACPQLTSDYTFANIWGWTNHYGLELRCSDSNLIHIRCTKPEVVHWAPIGDWYSADWTKCELMNTPGTKFTRVPEKLANHLQEIFGEKLHVEECRDHFDYVYSVQDLIELRGNKFHKKKNLYRQFMKKYDYEYREITPDCVEEVLEMQLDWYRWQEENNYSEALDAENEAIAKVLKEIDTIKNLTGGTLRIDNRIIAYTIAEPLGDDTIVIHFEKGNTYFKGVYQAINQMFLENSASDRKFVNREQDLGEPGLRKAKLSYNPVDFMKKYEITVL